The following proteins are co-located in the Nomia melanderi isolate GNS246 chromosome 1, iyNomMela1, whole genome shotgun sequence genome:
- the LOC116427594 gene encoding octopamine receptor beta-2R isoform X3 produces MTTIATTSEPTEVSSVDVTSLLNAISTEDSQFANGTYPADQKWSVPATVAKGCLLGSIILTAVFGNLLVMVSVMRHRKLRIITNYFVVSLALADMLVAMFAMTFNASVQMTGRWLFGYFMCDVWNSLDVYFSTSSILHLMCISVDRYWAIVKPLKYPIIMTKRLAAYMLLACWIMPAFISFVPIFMGWYTTVENSMHRRKHPELCEFKEANRQEKQMHSRMGNVMLLSHRPSKDLNNLNGELNSAGSSKTLTLNEISTDHLHTPTKDKNIMKMKREHKAARTLGIIMGTFILCWLPFFLWYVITTLCGESCPCPDVVIALLFWIGYTNSALNPLIYAYFNRDFREAFKNTLQCAFCSLCRREPSDLEALDFRRPSLRYDDRTKSIYSETYVKHIDRRRSSEFGSSL; encoded by the exons ATGACGACGATCGCAACTACCTCCGAGCCAACGGAGGTGTCCTCGGTGGACGTGACGAGCCTGCTGAACGCCATCTCGACCGAGGACAGTCAGTTCGCGAACGGCACCTACCCGGCCGATCAGAAGTGGTCGGTGCCCGCTACGGTAGCTAAAGGCTGCCTGCTAGGCTCCATCATCCTGACAGCCGTGTTCGGCAACCTGCTGGTGATGGTGTCGGTGATGAGGCACAGGAAGTTGCGTATCATCACCAACTACTTCGTGGTGTCCCTGGCGTTAGCGGATATGCTAGTCGCCATGTTCGCGATGACGTTCAACGCCAGCGTGCAGATGACCGGCCGGTGGTTATTCGGCTACTTCATGTGCGACGTGTGGAACTCGCTGGACGTGTACTTCAGCACTAGTTCGATACTCCACCTGATGTGCATCTCGGTGGACCGGTACTGGGCCATCGTCAAGCCGCTCAAGTACCCGATCATCATGACTAAAAGGCTAGCCGCGTACATGCTGCTGGCTTGCTGGATCATGCCCGCGTTCATCTCGTTCGTGCCGATCTTCATGGGCTGGTACACCACCGTCGAGAACAGTATGCACAGGCGCAAGCACCCCGAGCTATGCGAGTTCAAG GAGGCGAACCGGCAGGAGAAGCAGATGCACAGCCGAATGGGCAACGTGATGCTGCTGAGCCACAGGCCCAGCAAGGACCTGAACAATCTGAACGGCGAACTGAACAGTGCCGGATCCTCGAAGACGCTCACGCTGAACGAGATCAGCACCGATCATTTGCACACGCCGACCAAAGACAAGAATATCATGAAGATGAAGAGGGAGCACAAAGCTGCGAGGACGTTAGGCATCATCATGGGGACCTTCATATTGTGCTGGTTGCCATTCTTCCTGTG GTACGTCATAACGACCCTGTGCGGCGAATCCTGCCCGTGTCCCGACGTCGTGATCGCGCTCCTCTTCTGGATCGGGTACACGAACTCGGCGCTGAACCCGCTGATCTACGCGTACTTCAACCGCGACTTCCGAGAAGCCTTCAAGAACACGCTGCAGTGCGCTTTCTGCTCGCTCTGCAGACGAGAGCCGTCCGACCTCGAGGCGCTCGATTTCCGTCGGCCGTCCCTAAG GTACGACGACCGGACTAAGAGTATATACTCGGAGACGTATGTCAAGCACATCGACCGACGAAGATCGAGCGAGTTCGGTAGCAGTCTCTGA
- the LOC116427594 gene encoding octopamine receptor beta-2R isoform X1: MTTIATTSEPTEVSSVDVTSLLNAISTEDSQFANGTYPADQKWSVPATVAKGCLLGSIILTAVFGNLLVMVSVMRHRKLRIITNYFVVSLALADMLVAMFAMTFNASVQMTGRWLFGYFMCDVWNSLDVYFSTSSILHLMCISVDRYWAIVKPLKYPIIMTKRLAAYMLLACWIMPAFISFVPIFMGWYTTVENSMHRRKHPELCEFKVNKIYVIFSSSISFWIPCTIMTLTYFAVFKEANRQEKQMHSRMGNVMLLSHRPSKDLNNLNGELNSAGSSKTLTLNEISTDHLHTPTKDKNIMKMKREHKAARTLGIIMGTFILCWLPFFLWYVITTLCGESCPCPDVVIALLFWIGYTNSALNPLIYAYFNRDFREAFKNTLQCAFCSLCRREPSDLEALDFRRPSLRYDDRTKSIYSETYVKHIDRRRSSEFGSSL, encoded by the exons ATGACGACGATCGCAACTACCTCCGAGCCAACGGAGGTGTCCTCGGTGGACGTGACGAGCCTGCTGAACGCCATCTCGACCGAGGACAGTCAGTTCGCGAACGGCACCTACCCGGCCGATCAGAAGTGGTCGGTGCCCGCTACGGTAGCTAAAGGCTGCCTGCTAGGCTCCATCATCCTGACAGCCGTGTTCGGCAACCTGCTGGTGATGGTGTCGGTGATGAGGCACAGGAAGTTGCGTATCATCACCAACTACTTCGTGGTGTCCCTGGCGTTAGCGGATATGCTAGTCGCCATGTTCGCGATGACGTTCAACGCCAGCGTGCAGATGACCGGCCGGTGGTTATTCGGCTACTTCATGTGCGACGTGTGGAACTCGCTGGACGTGTACTTCAGCACTAGTTCGATACTCCACCTGATGTGCATCTCGGTGGACCGGTACTGGGCCATCGTCAAGCCGCTCAAGTACCCGATCATCATGACTAAAAGGCTAGCCGCGTACATGCTGCTGGCTTGCTGGATCATGCCCGCGTTCATCTCGTTCGTGCCGATCTTCATGGGCTGGTACACCACCGTCGAGAACAGTATGCACAGGCGCAAGCACCCCGAGCTATGCGAGTTCAAGGTGAACAAGATCTACGTGATATTCTCGTCGAGCATCTCGTTCTGGATACCCTGCACCATCATGACGCTCACGTACTTCGCGGTATTCAAGGAGGCGAACCGGCAGGAGAAGCAGATGCACAGCCGAATGGGCAACGTGATGCTGCTGAGCCACAGGCCCAGCAAGGACCTGAACAATCTGAACGGCGAACTGAACAGTGCCGGATCCTCGAAGACGCTCACGCTGAACGAGATCAGCACCGATCATTTGCACACGCCGACCAAAGACAAGAATATCATGAAGATGAAGAGGGAGCACAAAGCTGCGAGGACGTTAGGCATCATCATGGGGACCTTCATATTGTGCTGGTTGCCATTCTTCCTGTG GTACGTCATAACGACCCTGTGCGGCGAATCCTGCCCGTGTCCCGACGTCGTGATCGCGCTCCTCTTCTGGATCGGGTACACGAACTCGGCGCTGAACCCGCTGATCTACGCGTACTTCAACCGCGACTTCCGAGAAGCCTTCAAGAACACGCTGCAGTGCGCTTTCTGCTCGCTCTGCAGACGAGAGCCGTCCGACCTCGAGGCGCTCGATTTCCGTCGGCCGTCCCTAAG GTACGACGACCGGACTAAGAGTATATACTCGGAGACGTATGTCAAGCACATCGACCGACGAAGATCGAGCGAGTTCGGTAGCAGTCTCTGA
- the LOC116427594 gene encoding octopamine receptor beta-2R isoform X2: MTTIATTSEPTEVSSVDVTSLLNAISTEDSQFANGTYPADQKWSVPATVAKGCLLGSIILTAVFGNLLVMVSVMRHRKLRIITNYFVVSLALADMLVAMFAMTFNASVQMTGRWLFGYFMCDVWNSLDVYFSTSSILHLMCISVDRYWAIVKPLKYPIIMTKRLAAYMLLACWIMPAFISFVPIFMGWYTTVENSMHRRKHPELCEFKVNKIYVIFSSSISFWIPCTIMTLTYFAVFKEANRQEKQMHSRMGNVMLLSHRPSKDLNNLNGELNSAGSSKTLTLNEISTDHLHTPTKDKNIMKMKREHKAARTLGIIMGTFILCWLPFFLWYVITTLCGESCPCPDVVIALLFWIGYTNSALNPLIYAYFNRDFREAFKNTLQCAFCSLCRREPSDLEALDFRRPSLRYDLV, translated from the exons ATGACGACGATCGCAACTACCTCCGAGCCAACGGAGGTGTCCTCGGTGGACGTGACGAGCCTGCTGAACGCCATCTCGACCGAGGACAGTCAGTTCGCGAACGGCACCTACCCGGCCGATCAGAAGTGGTCGGTGCCCGCTACGGTAGCTAAAGGCTGCCTGCTAGGCTCCATCATCCTGACAGCCGTGTTCGGCAACCTGCTGGTGATGGTGTCGGTGATGAGGCACAGGAAGTTGCGTATCATCACCAACTACTTCGTGGTGTCCCTGGCGTTAGCGGATATGCTAGTCGCCATGTTCGCGATGACGTTCAACGCCAGCGTGCAGATGACCGGCCGGTGGTTATTCGGCTACTTCATGTGCGACGTGTGGAACTCGCTGGACGTGTACTTCAGCACTAGTTCGATACTCCACCTGATGTGCATCTCGGTGGACCGGTACTGGGCCATCGTCAAGCCGCTCAAGTACCCGATCATCATGACTAAAAGGCTAGCCGCGTACATGCTGCTGGCTTGCTGGATCATGCCCGCGTTCATCTCGTTCGTGCCGATCTTCATGGGCTGGTACACCACCGTCGAGAACAGTATGCACAGGCGCAAGCACCCCGAGCTATGCGAGTTCAAGGTGAACAAGATCTACGTGATATTCTCGTCGAGCATCTCGTTCTGGATACCCTGCACCATCATGACGCTCACGTACTTCGCGGTATTCAAGGAGGCGAACCGGCAGGAGAAGCAGATGCACAGCCGAATGGGCAACGTGATGCTGCTGAGCCACAGGCCCAGCAAGGACCTGAACAATCTGAACGGCGAACTGAACAGTGCCGGATCCTCGAAGACGCTCACGCTGAACGAGATCAGCACCGATCATTTGCACACGCCGACCAAAGACAAGAATATCATGAAGATGAAGAGGGAGCACAAAGCTGCGAGGACGTTAGGCATCATCATGGGGACCTTCATATTGTGCTGGTTGCCATTCTTCCTGTG GTACGTCATAACGACCCTGTGCGGCGAATCCTGCCCGTGTCCCGACGTCGTGATCGCGCTCCTCTTCTGGATCGGGTACACGAACTCGGCGCTGAACCCGCTGATCTACGCGTACTTCAACCGCGACTTCCGAGAAGCCTTCAAGAACACGCTGCAGTGCGCTTTCTGCTCGCTCTGCAGACGAGAGCCGTCCGACCTCGAGGCGCTCGATTTCCGTCGGCCGTCCCTAAGGTACGATCTGGTCTGA